One Leptotrichia hongkongensis genomic window carries:
- a CDS encoding GyrI-like domain-containing protein, translated as MKYEIVEIKEKTLVGLKARIKEEKTAHDTIWNLWKDLYSEKGVKNVKDRKNGNLMGVYYNYSNENGLAYDCLTGCEVKDAIDKIPENMIKIQIPEGKYAKFVITGNPEKAVGEFWNKFWKELSEDFSDNRRYTYDFEEYITKDNYEISGESYENMEIHIYISIK; from the coding sequence ATGAAATACGAAATAGTAGAAATTAAAGAAAAAACTCTTGTTGGATTAAAGGCGAGAATAAAGGAAGAGAAAACAGCACATGATACAATCTGGAATTTATGGAAAGATTTGTATTCTGAAAAAGGTGTCAAAAATGTAAAAGATAGAAAAAACGGTAATCTTATGGGAGTTTATTATAACTACAGTAATGAAAATGGACTTGCGTATGACTGTCTTACAGGTTGTGAAGTAAAGGATGCAATAGATAAAATCCCTGAAAATATGATAAAAATCCAAATTCCTGAAGGAAAATATGCAAAATTTGTAATTACTGGAAATCCTGAAAAGGCTGTTGGAGAATTTTGGAATAAATTTTGGAAAGAATTGAGTGAAGATTTTTCGGATAATAGAAGGTATACATATGATTTTGAAGAATATATAACTAAAGACAATTATGAAATATCAGGTGAAAGCTATGAAAACATGGAAATTCACATTTATATCAGTATAAAATAA
- a CDS encoding GyrI-like domain-containing protein yields the protein MKYEIVEIKEKILVGFKTRVKDDETMSEKISNLWEKLYSEKGTKNIKDRINNNAIGVYYNYSNENGFEYDCLTGCEVKNKIDEIPEDMTSLEIPKGKYAKFVIFGDPVKAVGEFWYKFWEEFGKEKSDIRNYTYDFEEYIAGNDYENMEIHIYISIK from the coding sequence ATGAAATATGAAATAGTAGAAATTAAAGAAAAAATTCTTGTTGGATTTAAAACAAGAGTGAAAGATGATGAAACAATGTCTGAAAAAATTTCAAATTTATGGGAAAAACTGTATTCTGAAAAAGGTACCAAAAATATAAAGGACAGAATTAACAATAATGCTATTGGAGTCTATTATAATTACAGTAATGAAAATGGCTTTGAGTACGACTGTCTTACAGGCTGTGAAGTGAAAAATAAAATTGATGAAATTCCTGAAGATATGACAAGTCTAGAAATTCCTAAAGGAAAATATGCAAAATTTGTGATTTTTGGTGATCCTGTAAAGGCTGTTGGAGAATTTTGGTATAAATTTTGGGAAGAATTTGGGAAGGAAAAATCTGATATAAGAAACTATACTTATGATTTTGAAGAATATATAGCAGGTAATGATTATGAAAATATGGAAATTCACATTTATATTAGCATAAAATAA
- the metK gene encoding methionine adenosyltransferase, whose product MAKKIYFTSEFVSPGHPDKICDQISDSILDACLADDESSRVACETFATTGLVVVGGEITTKTYVDVQKIVRDKIYEIGYRPGMGFDSDCGVLNTIHSQSPDISMGVDTGGAGDQGIMFGGAVNETEELMPLALVLSRGIIQRLTEITRNGTLAWARPDAKAQVTLAYDENGKLLNVDTVVLSVQHNEDVTNAQIEKDLKELVIKPVLEKYNLNIENVRKFHINPTGRFVIGGPHGDSGLTGRKIIIDTYGGYFRHGGGAFSGKDPSKVDRSAAYAARWIAKNIVAAGFATKCEVQLSYAIGVAEPVSIRVETFGTGTVEEPRIEEAVAKLFDLTPNGIQKSLNLRKPSFRYQDLAAFGHIGRTDIDLPWEKLDKVEGLKQELGK is encoded by the coding sequence ATGGCTAAAAAAATTTACTTTACATCAGAATTTGTATCACCAGGACATCCAGATAAAATCTGTGATCAGATTTCAGATTCAATATTAGATGCTTGTCTTGCAGATGACGAAAGTTCAAGAGTAGCATGTGAAACATTTGCGACTACTGGGCTTGTAGTCGTTGGGGGAGAGATTACAACTAAGACTTATGTGGATGTTCAGAAGATTGTTAGAGATAAAATTTATGAAATTGGATATCGCCCAGGAATGGGATTTGACTCTGACTGTGGTGTGTTAAATACTATTCATTCACAGTCGCCTGATATTTCTATGGGAGTCGATACAGGTGGAGCTGGAGATCAGGGGATTATGTTTGGAGGGGCAGTTAATGAAACTGAAGAATTAATGCCTTTGGCACTTGTGTTATCTCGTGGAATTATTCAAAGACTGACTGAAATTACAAGAAATGGAACACTCGCTTGGGCAAGACCAGATGCAAAGGCACAAGTTACGTTAGCTTATGATGAAAATGGAAAATTGTTAAATGTTGATACAGTTGTTTTATCAGTGCAGCATAACGAAGATGTAACAAATGCACAAATTGAAAAGGATTTGAAAGAACTTGTTATAAAACCTGTGTTGGAAAAATATAACTTGAATATTGAAAATGTAAGAAAATTCCATATTAATCCGACTGGAAGATTTGTAATTGGAGGGCCTCACGGAGATTCTGGACTTACTGGAAGAAAAATTATAATTGATACCTATGGTGGTTACTTTAGACATGGTGGAGGAGCGTTTTCTGGAAAAGATCCATCAAAAGTTGACAGATCGGCAGCTTATGCGGCAAGATGGATTGCCAAAAATATTGTTGCAGCAGGTTTTGCCACAAAATGTGAAGTTCAGCTATCTTATGCGATAGGTGTTGCTGAACCTGTATCAATTCGTGTAGAAACATTTGGAACTGGGACAGTTGAAGAACCAAGGATTGAAGAGGCTGTTGCAAAATTATTTGACTTGACACCAAATGGAATCCAAAAATCATTAAACTTAAGAAAACCATCATTTAGATACCAAGATTTAGCGGCATTTGGACATATTGGAAGAACTGATATTGATTTGCCTTGGGAAAAACTGGATAAAGTTGAAGGCTTGAAACAAGAATTAGGAAAATAA
- a CDS encoding phospholipase D family protein, which produces MGFKRKKYLLIGILTAFTISCSTIKTPPLGVNYEGPLRDSDNVEFHYDLTYLDKDGNIRYDRQIWEATYKVVDEAKDYLIVEMFLFNDIYNKDKEHFPEFAKEYTRRLIKKKMENPDLKVYVLSDENNNLYGAFEHPFITDMKNAGIDVIMVDIFKLKDTFPWYSPIWRTFIEPHGNPQGKGWIGNFYGPMWPKLTLRNLLRALNVKADHRKIFLNEENVVVSSANIHDPSYFHENVAISANGEITKDVLHGLQLVAEFSDGKIDVTEKQENKINTSQIGNLTNNQTSETNNFSESETEKQVKEIEKKKKEFVEEETRRFAQTGELSEKSQNSENENQKNGDTITRFDDENNKYQLQFVTEAKIGEHLDKDIDSARAGDEILMGMYFLADKGVVNRLIKAANRGVKVRIIFDRSRDAFGMSTNGLPNKPVSKKLKKKTKNKIEVKWYFTNNEQYHTKITLIKKTDGNVIIHTGSANLIKKNIRGYIMDANFRILTNNNSKLTKDIYTYFDRLWENKDGLFTINFDDEPTTKASADFMYKILDAAQLGSF; this is translated from the coding sequence ATGGGTTTTAAAAGAAAAAAGTATTTATTAATTGGTATTTTAACAGCCTTTACAATTTCATGTTCCACAATAAAAACTCCTCCACTTGGAGTAAATTATGAAGGTCCATTGAGGGATAGTGATAATGTTGAGTTTCATTATGATTTGACTTATCTGGATAAGGATGGGAATATTCGGTATGACAGGCAGATTTGGGAGGCGACTTATAAGGTTGTGGATGAGGCAAAGGATTATCTGATTGTGGAGATGTTTTTGTTTAATGACATTTATAATAAGGATAAGGAGCATTTTCCAGAGTTTGCTAAGGAATATACGAGAAGGCTTATTAAAAAGAAGATGGAAAATCCTGATTTGAAGGTATATGTACTTTCAGATGAGAATAATAATTTATACGGGGCTTTTGAGCATCCATTTATTACAGATATGAAAAATGCTGGGATTGATGTTATAATGGTGGATATTTTTAAGCTCAAGGATACGTTTCCATGGTATTCGCCAATTTGGAGAACTTTTATAGAGCCTCACGGAAATCCACAGGGGAAAGGATGGATTGGGAACTTTTACGGGCCTATGTGGCCTAAATTGACTTTGAGAAATTTATTGAGGGCATTGAATGTAAAGGCCGATCACAGAAAAATATTTTTAAATGAAGAAAATGTTGTAGTTTCAAGTGCTAATATTCACGATCCTAGCTATTTTCATGAAAACGTAGCAATATCGGCTAATGGAGAAATTACAAAGGATGTTCTGCATGGATTACAGCTTGTGGCTGAATTTTCAGATGGGAAGATTGATGTAACTGAGAAGCAGGAAAATAAAATAAATACCAGTCAAATTGGAAATTTAACGAACAATCAGACAAGTGAGACAAATAATTTTTCTGAAAGTGAAACTGAAAAGCAAGTTAAAGAAATTGAGAAAAAGAAGAAAGAATTTGTGGAAGAGGAAACAAGAAGATTTGCACAGACTGGAGAACTTTCTGAAAAAAGTCAAAATTCTGAAAACGAAAATCAGAAAAATGGAGATACGATTACAAGATTTGATGATGAAAATAATAAGTATCAGCTTCAGTTTGTGACAGAAGCAAAAATTGGGGAGCATCTGGATAAGGACATTGACAGTGCGAGAGCAGGGGATGAAATACTTATGGGTATGTATTTTCTGGCTGATAAAGGTGTTGTTAACAGATTGATAAAAGCTGCAAATCGTGGTGTAAAAGTTCGGATTATTTTTGATAGAAGTAGAGATGCTTTTGGAATGAGTACGAATGGACTGCCTAACAAACCTGTTTCTAAGAAATTGAAGAAAAAAACTAAAAATAAAATAGAAGTGAAATGGTATTTTACAAATAATGAGCAATATCACACAAAGATAACACTAATCAAAAAAACAGATGGCAATGTTATAATACACACAGGTTCGGCTAATTTAATCAAAAAAAATATACGTGGTTACATAATGGATGCTAATTTTAGAATTTTGACAAATAATAATTCTAAGCTGACAAAAGATATCTATACATATTTTGATAGATTATGGGAAAATAAGGATGGTTTGTTTACCATAAACTTTGATGATGAGCCAACTACGAAGGCAAGTGCAGATTTTATGTATAAAATTTTAGATGCAGCACAATTAGGATCATTTTAG
- a CDS encoding DJ-1/PfpI family protein, which produces MKNIVFLILDEFADWETAFLSSALNDKNITQNYSVSYASTDKDIKVSMGNLKMIPDMTLEEITEDNTDGLILIGGKTWRNQSFETNYTIIELVKKFKNNPNKVVSAICDAAYFLATNGLLNDCKHTVNNLADIKDNESYTNSENFVKAESVIDGKMVTARGDSPVHFAKNVMKALGDIPEKNINFFFDIYTIGFEKAFEKYSNE; this is translated from the coding sequence ATGAAAAATATAGTTTTTTTAATTTTAGATGAATTTGCAGACTGGGAAACTGCATTTCTGTCTTCAGCATTGAATGACAAAAATATAACTCAAAATTATTCAGTTAGCTATGCTTCAACTGATAAGGATATTAAAGTGTCAATGGGTAATTTAAAAATGATACCTGATATGACATTAGAAGAAATAACAGAAGACAATACTGACGGATTGATTTTAATTGGAGGAAAAACTTGGAGAAACCAGAGTTTTGAAACAAACTACACAATTATTGAACTTGTTAAAAAATTTAAGAATAATCCAAATAAAGTTGTGAGTGCAATTTGTGATGCCGCTTATTTCCTTGCAACTAACGGACTTCTAAATGATTGCAAACATACTGTAAACAATCTTGCTGATATAAAGGATAATGAAAGTTATACAAATTCTGAAAATTTTGTGAAAGCAGAATCAGTAATTGATGGAAAGATGGTAACTGCAAGAGGTGACAGTCCAGTACATTTTGCAAAAAATGTTATGAAAGCATTAGGTGATATTCCTGAAAAAAATATAAATTTCTTTTTTGATATTTATACAATTGGATTTGAAAAAGCTTTTGAAAAATATTCTAATGAATAA
- a CDS encoding GyrI-like domain-containing protein encodes MAFDFKKEFKKFYRPSEKPEIIEIPKMNFIAVRGKGNPNEKDGEYQKAVEMLYGVAYTLKMSYKTEYKIEGFFDYVVPPLEGLWWQENVENENYLLNKELFNWISLIRVPDFIKKEDVKWAIKCATEKKKKDFSKVEFFSYNEGLCVQCMHIGSYNDEPETIQRMNEFAQKNGYNIELTEKRYHHEIYLSDPRKADVNKMKTVIRQPVKN; translated from the coding sequence ATGGCATTTGATTTTAAGAAAGAATTTAAAAAATTTTATAGACCGTCAGAAAAACCTGAAATTATAGAAATTCCTAAAATGAATTTTATAGCAGTGCGAGGAAAAGGAAATCCCAACGAAAAAGATGGTGAGTATCAGAAAGCAGTTGAAATGCTATATGGAGTTGCCTACACTCTTAAGATGAGCTATAAAACAGAATACAAAATTGAAGGATTTTTTGACTATGTTGTTCCACCACTAGAAGGACTTTGGTGGCAGGAAAATGTAGAGAATGAAAATTATTTGTTAAACAAGGAATTATTTAACTGGATTTCTTTAATTAGAGTACCTGATTTTATTAAAAAGGAAGATGTAAAATGGGCTATAAAGTGTGCCACTGAAAAAAAGAAAAAAGATTTTTCAAAAGTTGAATTTTTCAGCTATAATGAAGGACTTTGTGTACAATGCATGCATATAGGAAGCTACAATGATGAGCCTGAAACTATCCAAAGAATGAATGAATTTGCACAAAAAAATGGATATAATATAGAATTAACAGAAAAAAGATATCATCATGAAATTTATTTGAGCGACCCGAGAAAGGCAGATGTGAATAAGATGAAGACAGTAATAAGACAGCCTGTAAAAAATTAA
- a CDS encoding tetratricopeptide repeat protein: MKRKIMLVVVILAIGMMSVSCFKKKKDDKKNNQQTQQQQNKDINTDIFNLGGQAQGNPNIQNLTPEEQQNLIDNQIDPAKVSEALTKAQNGDKESIMSLAQLYYNLKNKDKVKQILQYGVDKNYPEAIYNLAMIFKEEGNTAEANKLIARLPKGSTTTAGRQQMRQIKMRPGAEAYNRGIDLIKAKRYKEAKVEFEKAYNAGIKEADIRVALLNKELKNESEAMKWFQKAANRGVKEANYEIGAILYDGGKQTESRPYLLKAYNAGNKGLAMPIAMSYHQQNNMTEALKWYKIAAKNGDKNAAATVERIEKGGVVEEKKNDKQPKTFLGNVNSSQSLTESTLNNVKSKSKAEEASKVEIKAEKPSTAKQQQPAQTVKSDEKSSDVSIDEIMKKKAAEYNK; the protein is encoded by the coding sequence ATGAAAAGAAAAATAATGTTAGTGGTAGTAATTTTAGCTATTGGTATGATGTCAGTTTCTTGCTTTAAAAAGAAAAAGGATGATAAGAAAAATAATCAGCAGACACAACAGCAACAAAATAAGGACATTAATACTGATATTTTTAATCTTGGAGGACAGGCTCAAGGAAATCCAAATATACAAAATTTAACTCCTGAGGAACAGCAAAATTTAATTGACAATCAAATTGATCCTGCAAAAGTTTCTGAAGCATTGACAAAAGCTCAAAATGGAGATAAGGAATCAATTATGTCGCTAGCACAGCTTTATTACAATTTAAAAAATAAGGATAAAGTTAAACAAATTTTGCAATACGGTGTAGATAAAAACTATCCTGAAGCAATTTATAACTTGGCTATGATTTTTAAAGAAGAAGGAAATACGGCAGAAGCAAATAAATTGATTGCAAGACTTCCAAAAGGTTCTACAACGACTGCTGGTAGACAGCAAATGAGACAAATAAAAATGCGTCCTGGTGCAGAAGCATATAATAGAGGTATTGATTTAATAAAAGCAAAGAGATATAAAGAAGCTAAAGTGGAATTTGAAAAAGCATATAATGCTGGGATAAAGGAAGCTGACATACGTGTGGCACTTTTAAATAAAGAACTTAAAAATGAGTCAGAAGCGATGAAATGGTTCCAAAAGGCTGCAAACCGTGGTGTTAAAGAGGCAAATTATGAAATTGGAGCAATTTTATATGATGGTGGTAAACAGACTGAATCACGTCCATACCTTCTAAAAGCGTATAATGCTGGGAATAAAGGACTTGCAATGCCAATCGCAATGTCATACCATCAACAAAATAATATGACAGAGGCTTTGAAATGGTATAAAATAGCTGCAAAAAATGGAGATAAAAATGCTGCGGCTACTGTTGAAAGAATTGAAAAGGGTGGAGTAGTTGAAGAAAAGAAAAATGACAAACAGCCAAAAACATTCCTAGGAAATGTAAACTCATCTCAAAGTTTGACAGAAAGCACTCTTAATAATGTAAAAAGTAAAAGTAAAGCAGAAGAAGCTTCAAAAGTTGAAATTAAAGCTGAAAAACCAAGCACAGCTAAGCAGCAGCAACCTGCACAAACAGTAAAATCTGACGAAAAATCTTCAGATGTAAGTATTGATGAAATTATGAAGAAAAAAGCAGCAGAATACAATAAATAA